GGCGTGTCCGTCGAGTACCGCCTCGCGCCGGAGCACCCCGTCCCGGCCTGCTACGACGACGCGTGGGCCGCGCTCCGGTGGGCCGCCGAGGGCGCCGACCCGTGGCTCCGGGACCGCGGCGACCGCGGCCGGATGTTCGTGGTCGGGTACAGCGCCGGCGGCAACGTCGCCCACAACGTGGCGCTCCGCGCCGGCTCGGAGGCCGACGCGCTCCCCCGCGGCGCCCGGGTCAGGGGCCTCGGGCTCCTGCACCCGTACTTCCTCTCGGCCGAGAAGGCGGACGGCGAGCACTCGTGGCTGAGGGGCAAGCTGGAGGAGCTGTGGCCGTTCGCGTGCGGCGGGCGCACCGCCGGGCTGGACGACCCGCGGGTCAACCCGGTGGCCGACGGGGCGCCGAGCCTGCGGCGGCTCGGCTGCGACCGCGTCCTCGTCTGCCTCGCCGACGACGAGCTGCGGCTCCGAGGCAAGGCGTACCACGACGGGCTGCTGGGGAGCGGGTGGGCGGAGGGCGACGCCGAGCTGCTCGACTCCGTCGGCGAGGACCACCAGTTCTTCCTCCGGGAGCCCCCGACCGCGACGGCGCTGCTTCTCATGGACCGGCTGGCCGCGCTCCTCGGCGCCGGCGAGAACCAGCAGTAGACCAGACGTCAGGTGCTGGCACTAGTGCGTTtggtgttgtactagtactctgttCTACTCTGCGTGTATCTGGAATTTTATGCGTATGATGCGTGGAATAAAACACTCTCATAACATAAGTCATAACTGTGAATCATTTTACCGAAGCAACCGCAACTCCTCCACAACGGTTTTCGGCTGTCTCTCCCTCCCAGGCGATATAGAGGCGAGCGGCTCCTGTTCCTATGCTGCTGAAGCCACTGGCTCCCCTTCCCTCCGCTCGTCGCTCCGGCGACGGCGGTAGGGCGGGGGAGCCAGTTCCTTCTCTCTAATGTCTAGGTATAGGATTGGTCTTGTCCGGTGTCGGTGCTCGGTTGATGACGATGTCGTCGTCGCGAATGAAAGTTTGTAGTCTGGGCCACCGCCTCGATGGCGTTCTACCACGACATCGAGGAGCCGTGGGTTTGTACCCAGGAAACGTCTCCAAGATGCCGGTGGAGGTCTTGCTGCGGATCCTCTTTCTTTAGCTTTGTCCACGTCACGTCGGCTGTTCCTCCAGCGCCATGCGGAGCCGGAAGTGTTCGTGTTGGAGGTGGCTAGCGCTGAGGCGCTGGTCTTGTCGGAGAGATGGTGCAACAAGGGTTTTTTCGGCGGCAGAAGATGGTTGGCGGTTCCGGAGCCTCTCGGCCACGTTCCTGCTCGAGAATTTCAGAGTCGCGGTCCAAGTGAGTTGGAGATTTGCTCGGGCCGACAGCCCACAGAGACAAGTGTGGTGAGTGGTGACGGTCGTGGTGGGCTTACAACGCAGCTGCCATGGCTTTCTCTTGGATCTTGGCTAAGTGGAGGCCACTTCTTCTCCTTTCAGGCGGATGCTCGGGTGAGGGCGGTGGTCGAAGTTTTTGGTCATTTTGTTGGTGGCTACAAGGATGAAGAGGAATTTCATGCAAATCTCATTTGTTGGGAGCGCTTCCAATATTTTTTTTTCTTGGTGTGCTATTTCTTTGGATAACTGTAGAGAAATGTCATATTTGCTGGAATTTATCGATGTTACTAATATAAATGTGGTACTTCTAAAAAAAACTGTGAATAATTTTGATCTTGTTAACTAAATATATCCACATACCTTCTCAACAGGAGAAGTCCGCACACTCGCATAACTTAAACCGTATGATGTTTCTATTGCCAATTTTTTTGCAACAATGTCCGGATGCTTCATTCAGTTAAGAGCTTTCAACAACAATGCATAAGGACgacgataactgccacacgtgtggcatttAAGGGGTTGTGCCGCACGCCCTGTGTGGCACGGAGACAACCCCGCCCACACGAGGCGTCCGGGCGCACCCCGCCAGCCCGCACGTTCGGTGTGCGGCACGATCGCCCGCATAAGCACGTCCGGGCGAGCGACCACGCGGCCCGCACGACCCGTCTCGGCCGTCGCCCCTCCCCGCCTGTGAGCCACACGCCCCGCGTGGCAGTAACCACGCGTCCCGCCGCGATTGCCATGGTCCGAACCCTCTTCAGTTGCCATGTTGCCATGTTgctgaactgcagttgccatgttgctgaactacagttgccatgtctgacaactacagttgccatggtggctgaactgcagttgccatcttaGGTCAAGTGCCGGATGCCATTTTTGGGCAACTGCagctgttgccatgtatggtctggtctactacagttgccatgttttgaaaactttaggagttgccacctactaacattggacagttgccatgtagcactacaaaaacatggcaaaaacatgtttcgggtaaaagagagagttgtcatctgcttacaagcacactagggcagttgccatgtaccctgcaaaaacacatggcaactgatagcttttggtgtgtgggagaggagacgggcacgtGGGCGACGGTGGTacctttaggagttgccacctactaacactagacagttgccatgtagcgcTACAAATAGATGTGGCAATAAATAACACGTTCGGGTgaaagagagttgccatctgcttacaatcACAAATAGGGCAGTTTCCATGTACCCTTCAAAAACATGGCAAATGACAGCTTGGGTGTGGGAGAGTCGGAGAATGGGTAATCGTGGGAGATGGGGAAACAGAAGTGGTGCGCGGCGTGCGGGCGCGACGGCAGTTCCACCGCACGCCCCGACTAGCAACCGTTGACCGCGGAGAGAAAACCGGCGTGCAGGCGAACTCCCTCACACGACACACACGagttgtcctacgtggcacacaaaatCAGCCTTTTCATTCCAAAAATCATGCAGAAGGCGCTGGACAGCGATCGAGGCGTGTGGGCGAGttggctaacgcccacacgtgtgggcgttggTGTTTCCGATGCATAAACATCACACGTCAGCCACACAACAATAGCATCACACGTTTTGTGCCTATTTAGGAGTAATAATGTTCCTTTTTTCGTGGATGATTAGGCAAGTTAGACGCCTGAACTGTCTTTTGCCACAACCACTCAGAACACAGGTTACGTGAGAGATGAGGGAACTCGCCATTTTGCCGAAATGATCTGCACCGAATGTACATTATACAATACTGCAATCAGCTTATGATGATGGATTTGTTTCACTTATCCATAATGATGTTGTTCCTTTGGAGGGGGAGATCGGCTTACAGAGCATATATATAACACATCTACCTGATAAATTTAGAAGCCTATTTACGCAGGCACGGCCAAGAAAATTCAGTACAAACCTTACAAAAACGGCAGGACAAAAGGCATGTGTAGAGAAATATGAAAAAAAGCAGCAACATGTGAGGAAGCAAATGTTTCCATAAATAACATCCAGAATCTGAATACTACAGCATATATAGCACAATGTAACAACAAACAGGATGCCATATGCACACGGAACGGGCACATGAGGAAAGATAACGGCAAGAAAATATAGCTTATCCGGTAATACAACAAGAGACCAACACACGACTGATGAGAGCTGTTTCGATCATTCTG
This genomic window from Aegilops tauschii subsp. strangulata cultivar AL8/78 chromosome 4, Aet v6.0, whole genome shotgun sequence contains:
- the LOC109741569 gene encoding probable carboxylesterase 2, producing MDPESEVTFEFVPVIRQYRSGRVERLLPVDHVPPSVDAATGVASRDVVVNPATGTWARLYLPAPASPVGDESGRLPIMVYLHGGGLVAGSAADAPEHAFLNRLCARARVLGVSVEYRLAPEHPVPACYDDAWAALRWAAEGADPWLRDRGDRGRMFVVGYSAGGNVAHNVALRAGSEADALPRGARVRGLGLLHPYFLSAEKADGEHSWLRGKLEELWPFACGGRTAGLDDPRVNPVADGAPSLRRLGCDRVLVCLADDELRLRGKAYHDGLLGSGWAEGDAELLDSVGEDHQFFLREPPTATALLLMDRLAALLGAGENQQ